A window of Juglans regia cultivar Chandler chromosome 7, Walnut 2.0, whole genome shotgun sequence contains these coding sequences:
- the LOC109001483 gene encoding mediator of RNA polymerase II transcription subunit 12 isoform X3 codes for MQRRQSQLTPYKLKCDKEPLNSRLGPPDFHPPTTNCPEETLTRDYVQSGYKETIEGIEDSREISFTQVQAFTKPVVVKCKEAIRKRFRAINESRAQKRKAGQVYDVPLSGSQLTKPGIFPEQRASGEDFRKKWIEGLSQPHKRLRFLADHVPHGFRRKSLFEILIRNNVPLLRATWFIKVTYLNQVRPGSASISSGAPEKAQLSRTELWTKDVIDYMQYLLDEFFSRNNFHSIPHGRDRSTQVPYAGSLQHRSDLSSAVLDGEEPSLHFKWWYMARLLQWHHAEGLLLPSLIIDWVLNQLQEKDFLEILQFLLPIIYGVLETVVLSQTYVRSLAGVAIRFIREPSPGGSDLVDNSRKAYTTSALVEMLRYLILAVPDTFVALDCFPLPPYVVSHAVNDGNFISKVSGDAEKKKNGSAEVASLFKSKAIDAQYQSLAFDHVVSSIQKRANNLATAARPGYPGRSLAKAVQSLDKSLVHGDVRGACKFLFEDHCDGAIAEGWIAEVSRCLRSSLKWIGTVTLSFVCSVFFLCEWATCDYRDFRTVPPDNLKFSGRKDFCEVYIAIRILKLKVKDLQSSSRGKSGNALGISGVGRGSSQQNSGRTSVGNVFEINNNLRSVDRSCVKSDIFDSPGPLHDIIVCWIDQHEVRNGEGCKRLHLLFVELVRAGIFYPQAYVRQLIVSGILEMNGPVVDLDRRKRHYRILKQLPGLFMCDALEEARIAERPKLLEAMHIYSNERRLVLRGLSCDQRKNSKTANISAQKPIHGKDGVSLAPIEHWKASQSSSNVLPAKNVKNDFDVEELKMAISVLLHFPNNSSLSMDIGLDESQGSVKRDFGSIINKMDLLEGTPGCEECRRAKRQKLSEERSPYLQVHSPIPSDDEDTWWVRKGPKSLESFKVEAPLKSTKQVPRSRQKTVRKTQSLSQLAYSRIEGSQGASTSHVCDGRISCPHHKSGMEGETPKSADGIKTTHCGDIVNIGKALKKLHFGEKRTLTVWLMTVVRQLIEETEKTVVKVGQFGRPFTPVDDRSSIQWKFGEDELSAILYLMDLTNDLVPAVKFLLWLFPKVLSSSNFTIHAGRNVLMLPRNVDNQVCEVGEAFLLSSLRRYENILVAIDLIPQALSATMHRAAAVMASIGRVSGSTALVYARYLLKKYGNVGSVIEWEKSFKATCDKRLLSELESGRSVDGELGFPLGVPAGVEDLDEFFRQKIGGGRSSRVGMNMRDIVQRHIDDTCNYFLGKERKLFAAGPPKGPVFDKWDDGYQVAQLIITGIMDCFRQTGGAAQEGDPSLVSSAVSAIVSNIGPTIAKMPDFPGYNNINISSAAGSLNFSRHILRIHITCLCLLKEALGERQSRVFEIALATEASSALAGVFSPVKASRTQFQLSPEAHESNANMSNESLSSSTKLVFSRSTKIAAAVSALVIGAVIHGATSLERIVTVFRLKEGLDVIQFVRNTRSNSNGNARSIGAPRVDNSVEVYVHWFRLLVGNCRTVCDGLIVELLGKPYIVALSRMQRMLPLSLVFPPAYSIFAYLMWRPFIVNTNLATREDINQLYQSLTMAMVDAIKHLPFRDVCLRDSRGFYDLVAADGSDAEFAAMLELTVSDNHLKSTAFLPLRARIFLNAIIDCKMPQSLSALEDGNRISGHGESRVQYLESETKLLDKLVHVLDTLQPAKFHWQWVELRLLLNEQSLIEKIENHDMSLVDALRSSSPTPEKAAASENENNFIVVILTRLLVRPDAAPLFSEVFHLFGQSLEDSMLLQAKWFLGGQDVLFGRKTIRQRLISIAESKGLSTKPQFWKPWGWFNSGSHPSPKRGDKKFEVSSLEEGEVVEEGIDLKRYGKGSTQILDTEGSNVNLQHVTEQALIELLLPCIDQSSDESRNTFASDLIKQFNGIEQQINAVTRGASKQAGLIPSGIEGPANKGNNRKVMRGGSPGLARRPAGTMDSAPPSPAALRASMSLRLQLLLRFLPIICGDGEPSGRSMRHTLASIILRLLGNRVVYEDADLSFYPTQNYFSKRELESPVEASSAASVDFSGESLFDRLLLVLHGLLSSFQPSWLRSKPTSKSSSEITKESPGLDREVAETLQNDLNRMPLPETIRLRIQTAMPILLPSVHWSVSCQPPSVPGAALALLQPSISTTGVHSCPPQRIPAPLARTAANTSGKFKSMPLQLDHDMEIDPWTLLEDGAGSGPSSSNTAVIGSGDQANLRASSWLKGAVRVRRTDLTYTGAMDEDS; via the exons GCTGGTCAGGTTTATGATGTGCCACTTTCTGGTTCACAATTAACTAAACCTGGTATCTTTCCTGAACAAAGAGCATCTGGTGAAGACTTCCGGAAGAAATGGATTGAG GGTCTATCACAACCACACAAACGGTTACGTTTTTTGGCCGATCATGTTCCTCATGGATTTAGGAGAAAATCTCTCTTTGAGATTCTAATTAGGAATAATGTTCCATTATTGAGAGCAACTTGGTTCATCAAAGTAACTTATCTTAATCAG GTTCGGCCTGGTTCTGCAAGTATCTCTTCAGGGGCTCCTGAAAAAGCTCAGTTGTCTCGCACTGAACTCTGGACAAAAGATGTCATTGATTATATGCAATATCTCTTGGATGAGTTTTTCTCTAGAAACAATTTTCATTCTATTCCACATGGCAGAGATCGGTCAACACAAGTGCCTTATGCTGGGTCTTTACAGCATAGGAGTGATCTGTCATCAGCAGTTCTTGATGGTGAGGAGCCTTCCCTGCATTTCAAATGGTGGTACATGGCACGTCTCTTGCAATGGCACCATGCGGAAGGGCtacttcttccttctcttatcATTGATTGGGTTCTGAATCAACTGCAG GAAAAGGATTTTCTCGAGATTTTGCAGTTTCTGTTGCCTATTATATATGGTGTTTTAGAAACTGTTGTTCTATCTCAAACATATGTACGGAGTCTCGCTGGGGTAGCTATTCGTTTCATTCGTGAACCTTCTCCTGGTGGATCAGATCTAGTAGATAATTCGCGGAAGGCATATACAACTTCTGCGCTGGTTGAGATGCTTCGGTATTTAATACTGGCTGTACCTGATACATTTGTTGCATTGGACTGCTTTCCTTTACCACCCTATGTAGTATCCCATGCAGTAAATGATGGGAATTTCATATCGAAGGTTTCTGGGgatgcagaaaagaaaaaaaatggttctGCAGAAGTTGCTTCATTGTTCAAAAGTAAAGCTATAGATGCTCAATATCAATCCTTGGCCTTTGATCATGTTGTTTCCTCTATTCAGAAACGTGCCAATAATCTTGCAACAGCTGCAAGACCTGGCTATCCAGGGCGTAGTCTGGCTAAAGCTGTACAGTCCTTGGATAAATCTCTTGTGCATGGAGATGTCAGAGGAGCTTGTAAATTTCTCTTTGAAGATCATTGTGATGGTGCTATTGCTGAAGGTTGGATTGCAGAAGTAAGCCGATGCCTAAGGTCATCGTTGAAGTGGATTGGGACTGTGACTTTATCATTTGTTTGTTCTGTGTTTTTCCTTTGTGAATGGGCAACATGTGATTACAGGGATTTTCGGACTGTCCCACCTGATAACCTTAAGTTTTCAGGCAGAAAAGATTTTTGTGAAGTATATATTGCAATTCGAATTTTAAAGCTGAAGGTAAAAGATTTGCAAAGTTCATCTCGAGGCAAGAGTGGGAACGCCCTTGGAATTAGTGGCGTTGGAAGAGGTTCCTCTCAGCAAAACTCTGGCAGGACATCTGTGGGAAAtgtatttgaaattaataacaATTTGAGAAGTGTGGATCGAAGTTGTGTGAAGTCGGATATATTTGACAGCCCTGGTCCCTTACATGATATCATAGTCTGCTGGATTGATCAGCATGAAGTACGCAATGGAGAAGGTTGCAAACGCCTTCATCTACTCTTTGTGGAACTCGTACGTGCTGGCATATTTTACCCCCAGGCATATGTGAGACAGCTGATAGTAAGTGGAATATTGGAAATGAATGGACCTGTGGTTGACCTTGACAGACGGAAGAGACATTATCGAATATTGAAGCAGTTACCTGGGCTCTTTATGTGTGATGCTTTGGAAGAAGCAAGGATTGCTGAAAGGCCAAAACTTTTGGAGGCCATGCATATTTACTCAAATGAACGCCGCCTTGTACTTCGTGGATTGTCTTGCGATCAAcggaaaaactcaaaaactgcAAATATATCAGCTCAGAAGCCCATCCATGGGAAGGATGGTGTTTCCTTAGCTCCCATTGAACACTGGAAAGCTTCTCAATCATCATCTAATGTATTACCTgctaaaaatgttaaaaatgattttgatgttgAGGAGCTGAAGATGGCCATCTCAGTACTGCTGCATTTTCCAAACAATTCATCTTTATCCATGGATataggacttgatgaatctcAAGGGAGTGTCAAGAGGGATTTTGGGTCAATCATCAACAAGATGGATCTGTTGGAAGGTACACCTGGGTGTGAAGAATGTAGAAGGGCAAAGAGACAAAAATTAAGTGAGGAAAGGAGCCCATACCTTCAAGTACATTCACCTATTCCATCAGACGATGAAGATACATGGTGGGTGAGGAAGGGGCCTAAATCTTTGGAGTCCTTCAAAGTTGAAGCTCCACTTAAGTCAACCAAGCAAGTCCCCAGGAGTCGGCAGAAGACTGTGCGCAAAACTCAAAGTCTTTCTCAGTTAGCATATTCTAGAATTGAGGGTAGCCAGGGAGCATCTACAAGTCACGTATGTGATGGTAGGATAAGCTGTCCTCACCATAAATCTGGAATGGAAGGAGAGACTCCTAAGTCAGCTGATGGGATCAAAACAACCCATTGCGGAGACATTGTTAACATTGGAAAGGCTTTAAAGAAGCTGCATTTTGGAGAAAAGAGGACACTTACAGTTTGGTTGATGACTGTTGTTAGGCAGCTTATTGAAGAGACAGAAAAGACTGTGGTCAAGGTTGGCCAGTTTGGTAGGCCTTTCACTCCTGTTGATGATCGGAGCTCTATACAGTGGAAGTTTGGAGAGGATGAACTGTCTGCTATACTGTATTTGATGGATCTAACAAATGATTTAGTTCCAGCGGTCAAATTTCTCCTTTGGTTGTTTCCAAAGGTTCTCAGTAGCTCAAATTTTACAATCCATGCTGGGAGAAATGTTTTGATGCTGCCAAGGAATGTGGACAACCAAGTTTGTGAAGTAGGGGAGGCATTTCTTTTGTCATCCCTTCGAAG GTATGAGAACATACTTGTTGCGATAGATCTTATTCCTCAAGCTTTGTCGGCCACAATGCATCGTGCTGCAGCAGTTATGGCCTCAATTGGAAGAGTTTCTGGTTCAACTGCCCTAGTTTATGCTCGATATCTTTTGAAGAAATATGGCAATGTGGGTAGTGTCATTGAATGGGAGAAGAGTTTCAAGGCTACATGTGATAAGAGACTTCTTTCTGAACTTGAATCTGGACGCTCAGTAGATGGAGAGTTGGGGTTTCCACTTGGAGTTCCTGCAGGAGTTGAGGATCTTGATGAATTTTTCCGTCAAAAGATAGGTGGTGGTCGGTCATCAAGAGTGGGTATGAACATGAGAGATATAGTGCAACGACATATTGATGATACTTGTAACTATTTCCTTGGTAAAGAGAGAAAGCTTTTTGCTGCTGGTCCACCGAAAGGTCCTGTTTTTGACAAATGGGACGATGGATATCAGGTCGCTCAGCTAATAATTACAGGAATAATGGACTGCTTTAGGCAGACTGGTGGTGCCGCTCAAGAAGGGGACCCCTCATTAGTGTCTTCTGCTGTTTCTGCAATCGTTAGTAATATTGGACCAACTATAGCGAAAATGCCTGATTTTCCaggatataataatataaacatttcaTCTGCTGCAGGTTCATTGAATTTTTCTAGACACATTTTGCGTATCCATATAACTTGCCTATGCCTGCTTAAGGAAGCTCTTGGAGAGCGCCAAAGCCGTGTATTTGAGATAGCTCTTGCAACAGAAGCTTCTTCTGCCCTGGCTGGAGTTTTTTCTCCTGTAAAGGCATCTCGCACTCAGTTTCAGTTGTCTCCTGAAGCTCATGAATCCAATGCAAACATGTCAAATGAAAGTTTGAGCAGTTCTACAAAACTAGTGTTCAGCAGATCAACAAAAATTGCAGCTGCTGTGTCTGCCCTTGTGATTGGGGCAGTTATTCATGGGGCTACTAGCCTGGAGAGAATTGTAACTGTCTTCCGCTTGAAGGAAGGATTGGATGTAATTCAATTTGTGAGGAATACAAGATCCAATTCAAATGGTAATGCCCGTTCAATTGGGGCTCCGAGGGTGGATAACTCGGTTGAAGTTTATGTGCATTGGTTTAGACTGCTGGTGGGAAATTGTAGAACTGTCTGTGATGGACTGATTGTGGAACTCTTGGGTAAACCATACATAGTGGCACTTTCAAGGATGCAGCGAATGCTGCCTCTTAGCTTAGTCTTTCCACCTGCCTATTCAATATTTGCCTACCTTATGTGGCGGCCATTCATCGTGAACACAAACCTGGCAACTCGCGAAGACATCAACCAATTATATCAATCTTTAACAATGGCAATGGTTGATGCTATAAAACACTTGCCTTTTCGAGATGTATGCTTGAGAGATAGTCGGGGTTTCTATGATCTTGTAGCTGCAGATGGTAGTGATGCTGAATTTGCTGCCATGCTAGAGTTGACTGTTTCAGATAACCATTTAAAATCCACAGCCTTTCTTCCTCTCAGAGCCAGGATTTTTCTAAATGCCATCATTGACTGTAAAATGCCTCAATCACTATCTGCACTAGAAGATGGGAATCGGATTTCCGGACATGGTGAATCTAGAGTTCAATATTTGGAGAGTGAAACAAAACTTCTAGATAAGCTTGTACATGTCTTGGATACCCTGCAACCTGCAAAATTTCATTGGCAATGGGTGGAGCTCAGGCTTCTTTTGAATGAACAATCCCTCATTGAAAAAATCGAAAACCATGATATGTCCTTAGTGGATGCTTTACGGTCCTCCTCTCCTACTCCTGAAAAAGCTGCTGCTTCTGAGAATGAGAACAACTTTATTGTCGTCATCCTTACAAGGTTACTGGTCAGACCTGATGCAGCACCCCTTTTCTCGGAGGTGTTTCATCTTTTTGGACAGTCACTGGAAGATTCAATGCTGCTACAGGCTAAATGGTTCCTGGGAGGCCAGGATGTTCTTTTTGGTCGGAAGACAATCAGACAGAGGCTTATTAGTATTGCTGAGAGTAAAGGTCTATCAACAAAGCCCCAGTTTTGGAAGCCTTGGGGCTGGTTTAATTCTGGATCTCATCCATCACCAAAGAGGGGAGACAAGAAGTTTGAAGTCTCCTCTCTTGAGGAAGGAGAAGTTGTTGAAGAGGGAATAGACTTGAAAAGGTATGGAAAAGGGTCTACTCAAATATTGGACACTGAAGGTTCCAATGTCAACCTGCAGCATGTTACGGAGCAGGCTCTCATTGAATTACTTCTTCCTTGCATAGATCAAAGCTCTGATGAATCGCGAAATACCTTTGCAAGTGATCTGATCAAGCAGTTTAATGGTATTGAGCAACAAATAAATGCAGTAACTCGTGGGGCCAGCAAGCAGGCAGGATTAATACCTTCTGGAATTGAAGGACCAGCAAACAAAGGAAATAATCGCAAGGTTATGAGAGGTGGTAGTCCTGGCTTAGCTAGACGTCCTGCAGGCACAATGGATTCTGCTCCGCCATCCCCTGCAGCTTTGCGAGCTTCTATGTCATTGCGCTTGCAGTTACTCCTGAGATTTCTTCCCATCATTTGTGGAGATGG GGAACCATCGGGCCGGAGTATGAGGCACACACTTGCCTCGATAATACTTCGTCTCCTTGGAAATCGAGTTGTGTATGAAGATGCAGACCTTTCATTTTATCCCACGCAGAATTATTTTTCCAAGAGAGAGTTGGAGTCTCCTGTAGAAGCCTCTTCGGCTGCCTCTGTAGATTTTTCTGGTGAAAGTCTCTTTGATCGGTTATTGTTAGTTTTGCATGGGTTGTTGAGTAGTTTTCAGCCGAGTTGGCTGAGGTCAAAGCCTACCTCCAAGTCAAGCAGTGAAATTACAAAGGAATCTCCTGGACTTGATCGCGAGGTAGCAGAGACTCTGCAG AATGACTTAAATCGGATGCCACTGCCTGAAACAATTCGGTTGCGAATTCAAACTGCAATGCCAATTCTTCTTCCTTCTGTCCATTGGTCCGTCTCTTGCCAGCCACCATCTGTTCCAGGTGCTGCCCTTGCTTTGCTTCAACCCAGCATCTCCACTACTGGGGTTCATTCTTGTCCACCCCAAAGGATTCCAGCTCCTTTGGCACGAACTGCAGCTAATACGTCAGGGAAGTTCAAGTCAATGCCCTTGCAGCTGGATCACGACATGGAAATTGATCCATGGACTCTCTTGGAAGATGGTGCAGGATCTGGGCCATCTTCGAGTAACACGGCTGTGATAGGCAGCGGTGACCAAGCTAATCTTCGAGCATCCAGCTGGCTTAAGGGTGCTGTAAGGGTGAGGCGGACAGACCTCACCTATACTGGTGCCATGGATGAGGATAGCTGA